From Helicoverpa armigera isolate CAAS_96S chromosome 29, ASM3070526v1, whole genome shotgun sequence, the proteins below share one genomic window:
- the LOC110378523 gene encoding leucine-rich repeat neuronal protein 3: MGGRVVTTVIFALLAIGVQCQDETTVKPESNAVANNNICKLCKCADNKVDCVDQGISTFFTTVEWEGLIDFKPEVVNLSENRFTNITMIADLTIEVLNLSRCSIEFIENASFRDLQEMRVLDLSYNKLTTEKLSPHAFEGRFAPEEYEPLASMRVLNLAYNDLHSLHQDLFEHLPELEELDLSGNPLTTIDHVTLIAISSLPMLKSLRMRSCQLAEIPSKFLHTPRYLERLDISDNRLSAVPQELDEAKNLVYLNLNQNPIVELDMTSEDYPGFPRLRKLQELHMCNMPKLRRIGMGALAGLESVQKLHISFNPSLSEIDPKALARPDDIGETYDWPAVKELYLKSNNLSDVDSRLISRWDLLEKVDVSDNPYLCDCSTQWMVDILTPVVETKGGNASTMVCQEPIEMRGYTMKHLHEIHRTMRCVDKYGHRPEKDGAILLGTLIGVLLAVPIMLSLMLLWRHGYFAWLGLRPPVDVSRAFYKRAPADDSY; encoded by the exons ATGGGAGGGCGCGTGGTAACGACTGTCATTTTTGCGCTCCTAGCGATTGGCGTGCAATGTCAAGATGAAA CAACAGTCAAGCCAGAGTCAAATGCAGttgcaaacaataatatttgcaAACTCTGCAAATGTGCAGACAATAAGGTAGATTGCGTCGACCAGGGCATTTCCACTTTCTTCACCACAGTCGAATGGGAAG GTCTCATCGATTTCAAGCCCGAAGTGGTAAACCTTAGCGAGAACCGTTTCACCAACATCACCATGATAGCTGACCTGACGATTGAAGTCCTCAACCTGTCCAGGTGTAGCATAGAGTTCATTGAAAACGCTAGCTTTAGAGACCTGCAAGAAATGAGGGTTCTAGACTTAAGCTACAACAAGTTGACTACTGAGAAACTAAGCCCCCATGCTTTTGAG gGTCGTTTCGCTCCCGAAGAGTATGAGCCTCTAGCTTCCATGAGAGTCCTCAATTTGGCCTACAACGACCTTCACTCGCTTCACCAAGACTTGTTCGAGCATTTACCAGAATTGGAAGAACTGGATTTGAGTGGAAACCCCTTGACAACTATTGATCATGTCACTTTAATTGCCATTTCAAGTCTGCCAATGTTGAAG TCGTTAAGAATGCGTTCCTGCCAACTCGCAGAGATACCGAGCAAGTTCCTCCACACTCCTCGATACTTGGAGCGCCTGGACATCAGCGACAACCGTCTGTCTGCCGTTCCTCAAGAGCTGGATGAAGCCAAGAACTTGGTGTACTTGAATTTGAACCAGAATCCTATTGTTGAACTGGATATGACGTCGGAAGATTATCC TGGCTTCCCCCGTCTTCGGAAACTCCAAGAGTTACACATGTGTAATATGCCCAAACTCCGTCGTATCGGCATGGGAGCCCTGGCAGGACTGGAGTCAGTTCAGAAGCTTCATATCAGCTTCAACCCTTCTCTTAGTGAGATCGACCCTAAGGCTTTAGCCAGGCCTGATGATATTGGGGAAACTTATGATTGGCCTGCTGTTAAAGAG TTGTACCTAAAATCGAACAACCTGTCTGACGTGGATTCCCGCCTGATCTCTCGCTGGGACCTGTTAGAGAAGGTGGATGTGTCTGACAATCCTTACCTCTGCGACTGCTCTACGCAGTGGATGGTTGATATCCTCACTCCGGTTGTCGAAACCAAGGGAGGAAATGCTTCTACCATGGT ttgccAAGAACCGATTGAGATGCGAGGCTACACAATGAAGCATCTTCATGAGATCCACCGCACAATGCGCTGTGTCGACAAGTATGGTCACAGGCCCGAGAAAGATGGTGCTATATTGCTTGGAACTCTTATtg GTGTGCTTCTAGCAGTACCAATAATGCTGAGTTTGATGCTTCTCTGGCGTCACGGGTACTTCGCCTGGCTAGGCCTTCGCCCCCCTGTCGATGTGTCCCGCGCTTTCTACAAGAGAGCCCCCGCTGATGACAGCTATTGA